A genomic window from Aurantimicrobium photophilum includes:
- a CDS encoding SulP family inorganic anion transporter, which yields MWATLKSLLPSRADYSALPRTWKSDLLAGLTVGIVALPLALAFGVSSGVGAEAGLITAVVAGFIAAVFGGSNVQVSGPTGAMVVVLAPIVATHGVASVVIVGLMAGVIVLLLGLFRLGRSVSFIPWPVIEGFTLGIAVIIFVQQIPASVGSPEFVESTNAVLSGISAIVAANVDLALWSLGAVLIVALIMVVTPKFIPVVPGSIIGIIVITLVAELTGSPLVRIGELPSSLGLPSLPDFAGVNLGELVVPAFAVAALAAIESLLSARVAASMANTGVFNPDRELLGQGLASVGSALFGGMPATGAIARTAVNVRSGGKTRVASIVHAAVLLGVVYLATGPVSRIPLAALAGVLMVTAVRMVPSKAAWKILRSTKHDATIFIATAVITVALDLIEAVVVGIVVTVLFSIRALIMRGKVHQVELPGPAASGDERIALFRIEGALYFGVADKIHEEVTTHPDVTVVIIQLSGVQFLDATGAQILAEIVMQLERDGKTAIIKGIPEQHRELITRAGVLGELRHPNHLFDNLELAVAHARSHITREDAATAEGLPRPFFS from the coding sequence TTTGGTGTGAGCTCAGGTGTGGGTGCTGAGGCTGGCCTCATTACCGCTGTGGTTGCCGGGTTTATTGCCGCCGTCTTTGGTGGATCTAATGTGCAGGTCTCCGGTCCCACAGGTGCGATGGTTGTCGTGCTGGCCCCGATTGTGGCAACTCATGGTGTTGCCTCGGTCGTGATTGTTGGCCTGATGGCAGGGGTCATTGTGTTGCTGTTGGGTTTGTTCCGGCTGGGGCGCTCGGTGTCCTTTATTCCCTGGCCAGTTATTGAAGGCTTCACTCTGGGTATTGCCGTCATCATCTTCGTTCAGCAGATACCGGCATCTGTCGGTTCTCCTGAGTTCGTGGAGTCGACCAATGCGGTGCTCTCTGGAATCAGTGCCATCGTGGCCGCGAATGTGGACTTGGCACTGTGGTCTCTGGGTGCGGTGCTCATTGTTGCGCTGATCATGGTGGTCACACCGAAGTTCATCCCCGTTGTTCCCGGTTCCATCATTGGCATCATCGTGATCACTCTGGTTGCTGAGCTGACCGGATCTCCTCTGGTTCGCATTGGGGAACTGCCCAGCTCACTGGGACTGCCATCGCTTCCAGACTTTGCCGGCGTCAACCTAGGGGAGTTGGTTGTTCCCGCATTCGCTGTTGCCGCTCTCGCAGCTATTGAGTCTTTGCTTTCAGCACGCGTGGCGGCCAGCATGGCCAACACAGGAGTGTTCAACCCTGATCGTGAACTGCTCGGTCAAGGACTGGCTTCCGTCGGGTCCGCTCTGTTTGGTGGCATGCCTGCCACCGGTGCTATTGCTCGCACTGCAGTGAACGTGCGCTCGGGGGGAAAGACCAGGGTGGCCTCGATAGTTCACGCCGCAGTCTTGTTGGGTGTGGTCTATTTGGCTACAGGTCCCGTCTCCCGGATTCCTCTCGCTGCGCTCGCCGGAGTGCTCATGGTGACGGCCGTGCGGATGGTTCCGAGCAAGGCAGCGTGGAAGATTCTGCGCAGCACCAAGCATGACGCCACGATATTTATTGCCACCGCGGTGATTACCGTTGCTCTCGATCTGATTGAGGCAGTCGTAGTTGGCATTGTGGTGACGGTGCTCTTCTCTATCCGTGCACTGATCATGCGCGGCAAGGTTCACCAGGTTGAATTACCAGGTCCTGCGGCTTCGGGGGATGAGCGTATTGCACTGTTCCGCATTGAGGGTGCGCTCTACTTTGGGGTGGCCGACAAGATTCATGAAGAAGTCACCACCCATCCAGATGTCACCGTGGTGATTATTCAGCTCTCGGGCGTGCAATTCCTGGATGCCACTGGCGCGCAGATTCTGGCGGAGATCGTGATGCAGCTGGAGCGTGACGGCAAAACTGCCATTATCAAGGGGATTCCCGAGCAACACCGGGAGCTCATTACCCGTGCGGGCGTATTGGGAGAGCTGCGCCACCCCAACCACTTGTTTGATAATTTAGAGCTCGCGGTAGCCCACGCACGCTCGCATATAACACGCGAAGATGCTGCAACGGCGGAAGGTCTGCCCAGACCCTTCTTTAGCTGA
- the rpsJ gene encoding 30S ribosomal protein S10 → MAGQKIRIRLKSYDHEVIDSSARKIVDTVTRAGATVVGPVPLPTEKNVVCVIRSPHKYKDSREHFEMRTHKRLIDIVDPTPKAVDSLMRLDLPADVNIEIKL, encoded by the coding sequence ATGGCGGGACAAAAGATCCGCATTCGACTTAAGTCATATGACCACGAGGTCATTGACTCCTCGGCGCGCAAGATTGTTGACACTGTAACCCGTGCGGGTGCAACTGTTGTCGGCCCTGTGCCCCTTCCTACCGAGAAGAACGTGGTTTGTGTAATCCGTTCTCCTCACAAGTACAAGGACAGCCGCGAGCACTTTGAGATGCGCACCCACAAGCGTTTGATCGACATCGTCGACCCCACGCCCAAGGCTGTTGACTCGCTCATGCGTCTTGACCTTCCTGCTGATGTCAACATCGAGATCAAGCTGTAG
- the rplC gene encoding 50S ribosomal protein L3, producing the protein MANPTKTVKGLLGKKLGMTQVWDENNKLVPVTVIEITPNVVTQLRTVEKDGYEAIQIAGGAIDPRKVNKPATGHFDKAGVTPRRHVTEVRTPDAGSYSVGQELTVDSTFEAGQKVDVMGTSKGKGFAGVMKRHNFKGVSASHGAHRNHRKPGSIGASSTPSRVFKGMRMAGRMGGERVTVLNLKVHAVDAEKGLLLVKGAVPGARGRLVFVRNAVKGA; encoded by the coding sequence ATGGCAAATCCAACTAAGACTGTTAAGGGTCTGCTCGGCAAGAAGCTGGGCATGACTCAGGTATGGGACGAGAACAACAAGCTTGTTCCCGTTACCGTTATCGAAATCACCCCCAACGTGGTTACTCAGCTGCGCACCGTTGAGAAGGACGGCTACGAAGCTATCCAGATCGCTGGCGGCGCTATTGACCCTCGCAAGGTAAACAAGCCTGCGACCGGTCACTTTGACAAGGCAGGCGTCACGCCTCGCCGTCACGTCACTGAGGTTCGCACCCCTGACGCTGGTTCATACAGCGTTGGCCAGGAGCTCACCGTTGACTCCACCTTCGAAGCCGGCCAGAAGGTCGACGTCATGGGTACGAGCAAGGGTAAGGGCTTCGCCGGTGTTATGAAGCGTCACAACTTCAAGGGTGTTTCCGCATCTCACGGTGCACACCGTAACCACCGTAAGCCCGGTTCTATCGGTGCTTCTTCGACCCCCAGCCGCGTCTTCAAGGGCATGCGCATGGCCGGTCGTATGGGTGGAGAGCGCGTTACCGTGCTCAACCTCAAGGTTCACGCAGTAGACGCAGAGAAGGGCCTCTTGCTCGTCAAGGGCGCTGTTCCCGGTGCACGTGGCCGCCTCGTATTCGTTCGCAACGCAGTGAAGGGGGCGTAG
- the rplD gene encoding 50S ribosomal protein L4: protein MATVTTLDVVDLKGKKAGSVELPAELFDVTVNVPLIHQVVVAQLAAARQGTHKVKSRGEVSGAGRKPFKQKGTGRARQGSIRAPHMTGGGIVHGPTPRSYAQRTPKKMIAAALLGALSDRARGGRLHAVTAFGENAPSTKVASDFLNTIAKSKNVLIVLERNDELSLKSVRNLPNVHVLNSDQLNAYDVLVSDDIVFTQEAITSFVNSKKKDEVK from the coding sequence ATGGCTACCGTTACCACTCTCGACGTCGTTGACCTCAAGGGCAAGAAGGCTGGCTCTGTAGAGCTTCCTGCTGAACTCTTTGACGTCACCGTTAACGTCCCACTGATCCACCAGGTTGTTGTAGCTCAGCTTGCTGCTGCCCGTCAGGGTACGCACAAGGTCAAGAGCCGCGGCGAAGTTTCTGGTGCAGGTCGCAAGCCTTTCAAGCAGAAGGGAACCGGTCGCGCTCGTCAGGGTTCGATCCGTGCTCCTCACATGACTGGTGGTGGAATCGTCCACGGACCAACCCCACGCAGCTATGCACAGCGCACCCCCAAGAAGATGATTGCTGCAGCTCTGCTCGGTGCTCTCTCTGACCGCGCACGTGGTGGACGTCTCCACGCCGTGACCGCATTCGGTGAGAACGCACCTTCGACCAAGGTTGCATCTGACTTCTTGAACACCATCGCGAAGAGCAAGAACGTACTCATCGTTCTTGAGCGCAACGATGAGCTTTCGCTCAAGAGCGTTCGCAACCTGCCTAACGTTCACGTTCTGAACTCAGACCAGCTGAACGCTTACGACGTGCTCGTCTCTGACGACATCGTGTTCACTCAGGAAGCAATCACCTCCTTCGTGAACAGCAAGAAGAAGGATGAGGTCAAGTAA
- the rplW gene encoding 50S ribosomal protein L23, with amino-acid sequence MTLDVWNKDPRDVIIAPVVSEKSYGLIDEGKYTFLVDPRSNKTEIKLAIEKIFSVEVASINTLNRQGKTRRTKFGQGKRKDTKRAIVTLKSGSIDIFTAVG; translated from the coding sequence ATGACTCTCGACGTGTGGAACAAGGACCCTCGCGATGTCATCATCGCTCCGGTCGTTTCGGAAAAGAGCTACGGCCTGATCGACGAAGGTAAGTACACCTTCCTCGTAGACCCTCGCTCGAACAAGACCGAAATCAAGCTCGCTATCGAGAAGATCTTCTCGGTTGAGGTTGCTTCGATCAACACCCTGAACCGTCAGGGCAAGACCCGCCGTACCAAGTTTGGCCAGGGCAAGCGCAAGGACACCAAGCGCGCCATTGTCACTCTGAAGTCCGGTTCCATCGACATCTTTACGGCCGTTGGCTAA
- the rplB gene encoding 50S ribosomal protein L2, which yields MAIRKYKPTTPGRRGSSVADFAEITRSTPEKSLLRPLSKTGGRNNQGRITTRHIGGGHKRQYRVIDFRRNDKDGVLAKVAHIEYDPNRTARIALLHFVDGTKRYILAPNKLNQGDFVESGASADIKPGNNLPLKNIPTGTVIHAIELKPGGGAKMARSAGASVRLVAKDGPYAQLRLPSGEIRNVDARCRATIGEVGNAEQSNINWGKAGRMRWKGVRPTVRGVAMNPVDHPHGGGEGKTSGGRHPVSPWGQKEGRTRRPNQESDKLIVRRRTVGKKR from the coding sequence ATGGCTATTCGTAAGTACAAGCCCACAACCCCGGGCCGTCGTGGCTCGAGCGTTGCGGACTTCGCTGAAATCACTCGTTCGACTCCTGAAAAGTCGTTGCTGCGCCCCCTGTCCAAGACTGGTGGCCGTAACAACCAGGGTCGTATCACTACCCGTCACATCGGTGGTGGCCACAAGCGCCAGTACCGCGTTATCGACTTCCGTCGTAACGACAAGGACGGCGTATTGGCCAAGGTCGCTCACATTGAGTACGACCCCAACCGCACCGCACGTATTGCACTGCTTCACTTCGTTGATGGCACCAAGCGCTACATCTTGGCTCCCAACAAGCTGAACCAGGGTGACTTCGTTGAGTCGGGCGCAAGCGCTGACATCAAGCCAGGTAACAACCTGCCTTTGAAGAACATCCCCACCGGTACCGTCATCCACGCGATCGAGCTCAAGCCCGGTGGCGGAGCAAAGATGGCACGTTCCGCTGGTGCATCTGTTCGTCTCGTTGCTAAGGACGGCCCCTACGCGCAGCTTCGCCTGCCTTCGGGTGAAATTCGCAACGTTGATGCTCGTTGCCGCGCCACCATTGGTGAAGTCGGTAACGCCGAGCAGTCGAACATCAACTGGGGTAAGGCTGGCCGCATGCGTTGGAAGGGCGTCCGCCCAACCGTTCGTGGTGTTGCTATGAACCCAGTCGACCACCCACACGGTGGTGGTGAGGGTAAGACCTCCGGTGGTCGTCACCCTGTCAGCCCCTGGGGTCAGAAGGAAGGCCGTACACGCCGTCCTAACCAGGAAAGCGACAAGCTCATCGTTCGCCGTCGTACCGTCGGCAAGAAGCGCTAG
- the rpsS gene encoding 30S ribosomal protein S19, translating to MPRSLKKGPFVDEHLLRKVVRQNEANTKNVIKTWSRRSMIIPAMLGHTIAVHDGRKHIPVFVTETMVGHKLGEFAPTRTFRGHVKDDKKGRRR from the coding sequence ATGCCACGCAGTCTTAAGAAGGGCCCCTTCGTTGACGAACACCTGCTCCGCAAGGTTGTTCGCCAGAACGAGGCCAACACAAAGAACGTAATCAAGACCTGGTCGCGTCGATCGATGATCATCCCCGCGATGCTCGGTCACACGATTGCAGTTCACGACGGTCGCAAGCACATTCCTGTGTTCGTTACCGAAACCATGGTCGGTCACAAGCTCGGTGAATTTGCACCGACTCGTACCTTCCGCGGTCACGTGAAGGACGACAAGAAGGGCCGTCGCCGCTAA
- the rplV gene encoding 50S ribosomal protein L22: MVESVARVRHIRVTPMKARRVVNLIRGKQAHEALAILKFAPQTASEPVYKLVASAIANARVKADAANAFLDEQDLFVSEAFVDEGATLKRFRPRAQGRAFKILKRTSHITVVLATPDELVVAGKAAKKEAK; this comes from the coding sequence ATGGTGGAGTCAGTCGCACGCGTGCGTCACATCCGCGTTACCCCTATGAAGGCTCGACGCGTTGTTAACCTGATCCGTGGAAAGCAGGCTCACGAAGCTCTCGCGATTCTGAAGTTCGCACCTCAGACCGCTTCCGAGCCCGTATACAAGCTTGTTGCTTCGGCAATCGCTAACGCTCGTGTCAAGGCAGATGCTGCAAACGCATTCCTTGACGAGCAGGACCTGTTCGTCTCAGAGGCTTTTGTCGACGAGGGAGCAACCCTGAAGCGTTTCCGTCCCCGTGCACAGGGTCGCGCATTCAAGATCTTGAAGCGCACCAGCCACATCACTGTCGTACTTGCTACCCCCGATGAACTCGTGGTTGCTGGCAAGGCTGCGAAGAAGGAGGCCAAGTAA
- the rpsC gene encoding 30S ribosomal protein S3 encodes MGQKVNPYGFRLGITTDHVSRWFSDSTKKGQRYADFVTEDVKIRRMLSETLDRAGVARIEIERTRDRVRVDIHTARPGIVIGRRGAEAERIRADLEKLTGKQIQLNILEVKNPEAEAQLVAQGIAEQLAGRVAFRRAMRKGLQGAQRAGAKGIRIQVSGRLGGAEMSRSEFYREGRVPLHTLRANIDYGFYEAKTTFGRIGVKVWIYKGDITNKELAREQANQKSVRPERSDRPRRAPQGEKAPVAAGVEA; translated from the coding sequence ATGGGCCAGAAAGTAAACCCCTACGGCTTCCGTCTGGGAATCACCACTGACCACGTGTCACGTTGGTTCTCCGACAGCACGAAGAAGGGTCAGCGTTACGCCGACTTCGTGACTGAGGATGTCAAGATCCGTCGCATGCTGAGCGAGACCCTCGACCGTGCAGGTGTTGCACGCATCGAGATCGAGCGCACCCGTGACCGCGTCCGCGTAGACATTCACACTGCCCGCCCCGGCATTGTGATCGGTCGCCGTGGCGCCGAGGCTGAGCGCATCCGCGCTGACCTCGAAAAGCTCACTGGTAAGCAGATCCAGCTCAACATCCTCGAGGTGAAGAACCCCGAGGCTGAGGCTCAGCTGGTAGCTCAGGGTATTGCTGAGCAGCTTGCAGGTCGTGTGGCTTTCCGTCGCGCAATGCGTAAGGGCCTTCAGGGCGCTCAGCGCGCTGGCGCCAAGGGTATTCGTATCCAGGTGTCCGGTCGTCTGGGTGGCGCTGAAATGAGCCGCTCCGAGTTCTACCGTGAAGGTCGTGTGCCACTGCACACCCTCCGCGCGAACATCGACTACGGCTTCTACGAGGCCAAGACCACCTTCGGCCGCATTGGTGTGAAGGTATGGATTTACAAGGGCGACATCACTAACAAGGAACTTGCTCGCGAGCAGGCTAACCAGAAGAGTGTCCGTCCCGAGCGTAGCGACCGTCCCCGTCGCGCCCCACAGGGCGAGAAGGCTCCGGTTGCAGCAGGAGTTGAGGCATAA
- the rplP gene encoding 50S ribosomal protein L16: MLIPRRVKHRKQHHPGRSGQATGGTKVSFGEFGIQALTPAYVTNRQIESARIAMTRHIKRGGKVWINIYPDRPLTKKPAETRMGSGKGSPEWWVANVKPGRVLFELSGVNETIAREAMTRAIHKLPLKARIIKREEGDA; this comes from the coding sequence ATGTTGATTCCACGTCGAGTAAAGCACCGTAAGCAGCACCACCCCGGCCGTTCCGGCCAGGCAACTGGTGGTACCAAGGTGTCGTTCGGTGAGTTCGGTATCCAGGCTCTGACCCCCGCATATGTGACGAACCGTCAGATCGAGTCCGCTCGTATCGCGATGACCCGTCACATCAAGCGTGGTGGAAAGGTTTGGATCAACATCTACCCTGACCGTCCTCTGACCAAGAAGCCAGCTGAAACCCGCATGGGTTCCGGTAAGGGTTCACCAGAGTGGTGGGTAGCTAACGTCAAGCCAGGCCGCGTGCTCTTCGAGCTCAGCGGTGTCAACGAGACCATTGCTCGTGAAGCAATGACTCGTGCAATCCACAAGCTGCCCCTCAAGGCACGCATCATCAAGCGCGAGGAGGGTGACGCATAA
- the rpmC gene encoding 50S ribosomal protein L29, translating to MAIGSKELGSNDLDTFDNERLVEELRKAKEELFNLRFQSATGQLESHGRLRAVKRDIARIYTVLRERELGIRATPAAAAAPAKAEKKTKAVKAETAEETE from the coding sequence ATGGCTATCGGATCCAAGGAACTCGGTTCCAACGACCTAGACACCTTTGACAACGAGCGTCTCGTAGAAGAGCTCCGTAAGGCGAAGGAAGAGCTGTTCAACCTGCGCTTCCAGTCGGCTACCGGCCAGCTCGAGAGCCACGGACGTCTCCGTGCTGTCAAGCGCGATATCGCACGCATCTACACGGTTCTCCGTGAGCGCGAGCTCGGTATTCGTGCAACGCCTGCTGCAGCAGCTGCTCCAGCAAAGGCTGAGAAGAAGACCAAGGCCGTCAAGGCCGAGACCGCGGAGGAGACCGAATAA
- the rpsQ gene encoding 30S ribosomal protein S17: protein MATAKAKKAEETEAIVRGYRKVRRGYVTSDKMDKTIVVEVEDRVKHPLYGKVIRRSSKVKAHDELNTAGIGDLVVISETRPLSASKRWRLVEIVEKAK, encoded by the coding sequence ATGGCTACCGCAAAGGCTAAGAAGGCCGAAGAGACTGAGGCAATCGTTCGCGGTTACCGCAAGGTTCGTCGTGGTTACGTAACCAGCGACAAGATGGACAAGACCATCGTTGTCGAGGTTGAGGACCGCGTTAAGCACCCTCTCTACGGCAAGGTTATTCGCCGCAGCTCGAAGGTTAAGGCTCACGATGAGCTGAACACCGCCGGCATCGGTGACCTGGTTGTTATCAGCGAGACCCGTCCGCTCAGCGCTTCCAAGCGCTGGCGCCTGGTCGAAATCGTCGAGAAGGCTAAGTAG
- the rplN gene encoding 50S ribosomal protein L14 has translation MLQQESRVKVADNTGAKELLTIRVLGGSGRRYAGLGDVIVATVKDAIPGGNVKKGDVVKAVIVRTVKSTRRPDGSYIKFDENAAVILKTDGEPRGTRIFGPVGRELRDKKFMKIVSLAPEVI, from the coding sequence GTGCTTCAGCAAGAATCACGCGTCAAGGTTGCCGACAACACCGGCGCCAAGGAGCTGCTCACGATTCGCGTTCTCGGTGGTTCCGGTCGTCGTTACGCCGGTCTCGGTGACGTCATCGTTGCAACCGTCAAGGACGCAATCCCCGGCGGAAACGTAAAGAAGGGTGACGTCGTCAAGGCAGTCATCGTTCGTACCGTTAAGTCGACCCGTCGTCCCGACGGTTCCTACATCAAGTTCGACGAGAACGCAGCTGTCATCCTCAAGACGGATGGCGAGCCACGCGGTACTCGTATCTTCGGTCCTGTCGGTCGCGAACTCCGCGACAAGAAGTTCATGAAGATCGTTTCATTGGCACCGGAGGTTATCTAG
- the rplX gene encoding 50S ribosomal protein L24, with the protein MANIKKGDLVQVITGRTQARGGDRGKQGKVIEVLTERNRVIVEGVNYITKHTRVGQTDRGAKTGGIETVEAPIHISNVAIVDPSTKKPTRVGYRVETVTKNGVSKTVRVRYAKKSGKDL; encoded by the coding sequence ATGGCGAACATCAAGAAGGGTGACCTGGTTCAGGTCATCACTGGTCGCACCCAGGCTCGCGGCGGAGACCGTGGCAAGCAGGGCAAGGTAATTGAGGTTCTCACCGAGCGCAACCGCGTCATCGTTGAGGGTGTCAACTACATCACCAAGCACACTCGCGTCGGCCAGACCGACCGTGGTGCAAAGACCGGTGGTATCGAGACCGTTGAGGCTCCGATCCACATTTCCAACGTGGCCATTGTTGACCCCTCGACCAAGAAGCCAACTCGCGTTGGTTACCGCGTTGAGACTGTCACCAAGAACGGCGTGAGCAAGACTGTTCGCGTTCGTTACGCCAAGAAGTCAGGTAAGGACCTGTAA
- the rplE gene encoding 50S ribosomal protein L5, giving the protein MTNTAVAGKIQPRLKGKYKDEIQKALATELGLKNVHEIPTLTKIVVNMGVGEAAKDGKLIDFAVADLTAITGQKPSVTKARKSIAQFKLREGQPIGAHVTLRGDRMWEFLDRLLALALPRIRDFRGLSDRQFDGNGNYTFGLTEQTMFHEINQDKIDRPRGMDITVVTTAKNDDQGRALLKALGFPFKSVETSTN; this is encoded by the coding sequence ATGACGAACACCGCAGTTGCTGGCAAAATCCAGCCACGTCTCAAGGGAAAGTACAAGGACGAAATTCAGAAGGCTCTCGCCACTGAACTCGGCCTGAAGAACGTTCACGAGATCCCAACCCTCACCAAGATCGTGGTGAACATGGGTGTTGGTGAAGCAGCCAAGGATGGCAAGCTCATCGACTTCGCTGTCGCTGACCTCACCGCTATCACTGGCCAGAAGCCTTCTGTTACGAAGGCTCGCAAGTCGATTGCACAGTTCAAGCTGCGTGAAGGACAGCCCATTGGCGCACACGTCACTCTTCGTGGCGACCGCATGTGGGAGTTCCTGGACCGCCTCTTGGCACTGGCCCTACCTCGTATCCGCGACTTCCGTGGTCTTTCTGACCGCCAGTTCGACGGAAACGGTAACTACACCTTTGGTCTCACCGAGCAGACAATGTTCCACGAGATCAACCAGGACAAGATCGACCGTCCTCGCGGTATGGACATCACTGTTGTGACTACTGCCAAGAACGACGACCAGGGTCGCGCATTGCTGAAGGCATTGGGCTTCCCCTTCAAGTCGGTAGAGACCTCTACCAACTAA
- the rpsH gene encoding 30S ribosomal protein S8 — MTMTDPVADMLTRLRNANSAHHDTVSMPNSKLKTGIAEILKSEGYIASWEVADARVGKTLTLNLKYSADRHASIVGIKRVSKPGLRVYAKSTEIPKVLGGLGIAILSTSSGLLTDRQAEKKGVGGEVLAYVW; from the coding sequence ATGACAATGACAGATCCGGTCGCAGATATGCTGACCAGACTGCGCAACGCGAACTCGGCACACCACGACACCGTGTCCATGCCGAACAGCAAGCTCAAGACGGGTATTGCTGAAATCCTCAAGTCTGAGGGTTACATCGCGAGCTGGGAAGTTGCAGACGCACGCGTCGGCAAGACCCTGACGCTGAACCTCAAGTACAGCGCAGACCGTCACGCTTCTATCGTCGGCATCAAGCGCGTATCGAAGCCTGGTCTTCGCGTATACGCAAAGTCGACTGAAATCCCCAAGGTCCTCGGTGGCCTCGGTATCGCCATTCTGTCCACCTCTAGCGGTCTTCTTACTGACCGTCAGGCTGAGAAGAAGGGCGTAGGTGGGGAAGTCCTCGCCTACGTGTGGTAA
- the rplF gene encoding 50S ribosomal protein L6: MSRIGRLPIDIPGGVTVTIEGQDVTTKGPKGELKLTISAPITAVIEENQVVVSRPDDERNSRSLHGLTRTLIANQIVGVTQGYEKGLEVVGTGYRVASKGAGVEFALGYSHPITVEPPAGITFTVEGNNKLVVSGIDKQAVGEVAANIRKLRKPEPYKGKGVRYAGEIVRRKAGKAGK; encoded by the coding sequence ATGTCACGTATTGGTCGTCTTCCTATTGACATCCCTGGTGGTGTAACCGTGACCATTGAAGGTCAGGACGTTACCACTAAGGGTCCTAAGGGCGAACTGAAGCTCACCATTTCTGCTCCAATCACCGCTGTGATTGAGGAGAACCAGGTAGTAGTTAGCCGCCCCGATGACGAGCGCAACTCGCGTTCGCTGCACGGTCTGACCCGTACCCTCATCGCTAACCAGATTGTTGGCGTAACCCAGGGCTACGAAAAGGGTCTCGAAGTTGTCGGTACCGGTTACCGTGTTGCTTCGAAGGGCGCAGGCGTTGAGTTCGCACTCGGCTACTCGCACCCCATCACCGTGGAGCCTCCTGCAGGCATCACCTTCACCGTTGAGGGCAACAACAAGCTCGTTGTGAGCGGAATCGACAAGCAAGCTGTCGGTGAAGTTGCTGCCAACATTCGTAAGCTGCGCAAGCCAGAGCCTTACAAGGGCAAGGGTGTGCGTTACGCAGGCGAGATCGTTCGCCGCAAGGCTGGAAAGGCTGGTAAGTAG
- the rplR gene encoding 50S ribosomal protein L18, with protein MALGTRGKSKSAARDRRHARLRKKIEGTAVRPRLVVTRSARHVFVQLVDDSQGVTVASASTLESDMRTFAGDKTAKARKVGELVAERAKKVGIEAVVFDRGGNKYAGRVAAIADGAREGGLSL; from the coding sequence ATGGCACTCGGAACCCGAGGAAAGTCCAAGTCGGCCGCACGCGACCGCCGTCACGCACGTCTTCGCAAGAAGATCGAAGGAACTGCTGTACGCCCACGTTTGGTCGTTACCCGTTCCGCTCGTCACGTATTCGTTCAGCTCGTAGACGACTCACAGGGTGTCACCGTTGCTTCGGCATCGACCCTCGAGTCCGACATGCGCACGTTCGCTGGCGACAAGACCGCTAAGGCACGCAAGGTTGGCGAACTCGTCGCTGAGCGCGCAAAGAAGGTCGGAATTGAAGCTGTGGTCTTCGACCGCGGTGGAAACAAGTACGCCGGTCGCGTTGCCGCGATCGCCGATGGAGCCCGAGAGGGTGGATTGAGCCTGTGA